The Arthrobacter oryzae DNA window TGCTGCCGTGTTGAGCAGGAAGCCGGAAGGGACGGGCAGGCCCGCCCGAACCAGTTCACCGAGCCCGGCGCCCTTGCCGCCCGCCGTCGGGACGTCGTCCCGGCCGACCTCGCTGAAATCATTGATGTAGACCATGACCGCGGTGCCTCCTGTCCAGTCGGGCGTGCCGGCAGCCCCTGATCCACAACATACTGGCACGCGCAGGGGTATCAGGCCATGGGCCGGCGTATCCGTGGTACCGCCACAAGGCCCTACCGCTTCGTTACCGCGGTCCATAGGGTGGGTCCCATGGCTGATGCATTTTCCTCCCTCGTGGAGGCGTTCAGGAACGTGGGTGTGGCGAGGGCGTACGGGGAGCCGGTGCAGATCGGCGGCGAGGAACTTGTTCCTGTCGCGTTGGTGTCCTTCGGGTTCGGCGGCGGCGGTGACTCCGGCACCGCGGGCACAAGCGGGGCTGCGGAAGGCGGCGGAGGTGGCGGTTTCGTGCTCCCGCTCGGCGCCTACACCAAGAACGGGGAGGGCCGGGTGGTGTTCCGGGCCAATACGCTGACCGTTCTGCTGGGCCTGGTCCCGGTGGTGTGCGCTGTAGGGATGTCCCTTCGAGGAGTGGTGAAGGCCGTTAGCGCAACCCGGCGGTAGCCCTGATCCAGTCCAGTTCGTACGGAACCGAGGCCGATAAATTCAGGTAGGCAGGGGCGGGCGGCAACTCGATGGCATTCGTTACCCCCACCAGCTTCTGTTCACCGTTGTCCGACCAGATGACAGGGCCGCCGCTATCGCCGCGGTTGGCTGACGTGTGCGGCGAATACGTGCAGAACTGCCATGGTCCCGCGATGTCCGGGCACGCCTCCGCGGGGACAGCCAGCAGCCGGGTTTCAACGAGCCGGCGCGCGGCGTCGCAGGGCGCTGCTGCATCGAAGGGGTTCCCTGTGCAGCCGTAACCGGCCACTGTGACTTCGGCTCCGAGCGGCGCCGGCGTGGACGCAAGTCCGATGGTGGGCTCGGAAACGGCCGACTGCAGGAAGAGCAGGGCAATATCGTCCTTGATCAGCGCAGGGTCGTAGTCCGGCATGGGCACGGCAGTGGCCACTCCGATGGTGTATTCCGAGCGCTTCTGGCCGAAGTGGAAGGTCACGTCGATGGCGGAAGGGCTGCGTCCGTTGTTGCTGATGCAGTGCGCCGCCGT harbors:
- a CDS encoding S1 family peptidase, translating into MRTVNLLSALVAAALTMATATPANAVFNGSRADPDDYAWAVRVQLAYPEGTASCTGSLITEDTVVTAAHCISNNGRSPSAIDVTFHFGQKRSEYTIGVATAVPMPDYDPALIKDDIALLFLQSAVSEPTIGLASTPAPLGAEVTVAGYGCTGNPFDAAAPCDAARRLVETRLLAVPAEACPDIAGPWQFCTYSPHTSANRGDSGGPVIWSDNGEQKLVGVTNAIELPPAPAYLNLSASVPYELDWIRATAGLR